The following is a genomic window from Rutidosis leptorrhynchoides isolate AG116_Rl617_1_P2 chromosome 8, CSIRO_AGI_Rlap_v1, whole genome shotgun sequence.
CCCTATCCTAACTGCGACCAATTATCCCATCTGGTCGCTTAGGATCAAAGCGATTTTTAAGGCACATGGAATCTGGGAATCAATTGAACCTGGAACTGATGTCGATCAGAAAAAGGATAATGCTGCAATCGCTTATCTGTATCAATCTTTACCTGAAGACTTGATTCTTCAAGTTGCAGGTTGCACCCATGCAAAGGAAATCTGGGATGCAATCAAGACCCGTCACCTTGGAGTTGAACGAGTAATGGAGGCTAGGCTTCAAACTCTTAAAGCTGAATTTGAAGCAGCAAGGATGAAAGATAGCGAAAAAATTGATGATTTTGCAGCAAAACTTTCTGGAATTGCCTCAAAATCAGCTGCACTTGGAACCGTCATTGAGGAAACCACGTTGGTGAGAAAAATATTAACTGCCATACCAGAAAAGTTTTTAAATATGGCAGCCACTATCGAACAACTGGTTGATCTCAAAACGGTGAAATTCCATGAAGTTGTGGGTAGGCTAAAAGCTTACGAAGAACGAACCAGTCTAAAGACTACAAATAACAGCCATGACCAACTTCTGTTGTCCTATGAAGGATAGGACtcaagaaagaaaagggaaaacaaCTTTGGTCGAGGTTGAGGGAATGGCCAAGACACCCGGGGTAGGGGCCGAGGTCGTGGACAGTTTGGTGGTCGAGGAAGGGGTTCAGGCCGCGGACAAAACTTTTTTGCTGGTAGACAAATAACTGAAAACTTAACTAAAGATCGATCAAAGCTGCAGTGTTTTCGATGTGATGCATTTGGATACTTCTCATCCGATTGTCCAACACGAAAGAAAGGAGAACAAGCAAATTTGACAGATTATGAAGACAGAATAGTAAAATTTAAGAACAAGAACTTATTGGAAATCCTTCTCCAATTATGGAaaaactcttattacaatctccttATTACATCCCTATTTATAGTTGATTAACCTTATCCATTAAGTTAATCAAGTCTAGTCTAGAATAATCTAGGATAACCAAGTCTAGAATCATCTAGGATAGTCAAGTCTAGAATAAAGTAGAAAAGTCAAGGAAGAAGCAAAATTGAAAACAATGACGGCTAGCCCACTTGTTATCCGTTCACATGTTCCACCTCCTCAAATCCATTTGAGATATAATTTAACAAAATAAACCTCTAACTATTACTTTATGTCAagattggtccatatatatatatatatatatatattcaatgctAATGGTTATCCCCGAGGTTCAACGAATGAATGAAGCTATGCTATGATAATACCCGAATAGAGATGATAGTCTTCCTCTGATGTCTCCAAGCCGGCCATAATAGAATAGATAGGCGAATCAGCCAATAGCAGTCTATTCTCGCCTATCGATAGATAGCAGGTTGCTTCCAAGCTCAAACCAACGGAATTGCTACTTTTTTCTTGTTATTGATAGAGTGCCTCCGCCCCTGTTAAATAAAGTAGAGGGAGAGTCTTTCTCCAATGAGAATCAAGAAATTTTTTGGGCAAGACAAGAAAGGAACTCGCCCTTTGACACCAAGGGATAAGAGCGGATTGCTGGCGATGACTTGGTGAAGGGAATCTATGAGAGAAGGTTCTCGACGAACCGGGTTCCGACCGAATAGAGCGCGGAGCCGACGAGTTCAGTCGAACAACGTAACGAGTCTAAGGGCGCTTGAAAGGGGCGAAGGAAAATGGAATATGAAATCAAAATATGCTTTGGGAGTGTGAGATAGAGGGACGGGGAGTACGCAGCCGAACAACCGCAGGGGCTTCCAGCAGTGATAGCTGAACTAACCAGATGGGCCGCCCAAAACCTGGAGCTGACATTGAAATCGGAAATCAACTTCGGACCCCGGCTATCCGAAGAAGGCAGACTGAAGCGGAGGAGCAAAAAATGCAACATAACAAGGGGCGAACCAAAGGCTTGCGCGAAGGAAGAAGCGAATCAATCAGAATGGAGACAGGGAAGAGAGGTAAAAGATATATTTTCGAGCCTGAACATATAAGCAACCTTCTATCTGGCCTCTGTACCAGTAGTGGAGTGGCTTGCTATTTTCAATCAGAAAAGGAAGATTGAGCAATGC
Proteins encoded in this region:
- the LOC139864212 gene encoding uncharacterized protein — protein: MGDIINTSDAIKDTSHLTFQCPILTATNYPIWSLRIKAIFKAHGIWESIEPGTDVDQKKDNAAIAYLYQSLPEDLILQVAGCTHAKEIWDAIKTRHLGVERVMEARLQTLKAEFEAARMKDSEKIDDFAAKLSGIASKSAALGTVIEETTLVRKILTAIPEKFLNMAATIEQLVDLKTVKFHEVVGRLKAYEERTSLKTTNNSHDQLLLSYEG